Proteins from one Legionella taurinensis genomic window:
- a CDS encoding MASE3 domain-containing protein: MDDLGKVAYFGNTAGWALALKAFLPPAFLSLACIIVGHYAGFLAFHTLAELIAIIISLIAMTVAVTSTRFTKNQFVVVISLTGGWCACLDIAHLLVYQGMSLIPSTGGNESTQLWISARFIQALSFVAATYFFRHLIRVWIFNLTLFILISLVFSAVFSGYFPQTFIDGYGVTPFKTYSEWVIILVLCVGWRLLWKNRNLLTKTTLFYLSMSIVTMIITEIALSQYTSLFGIENSIGHTSRIFTYWFIYVALVIQTLTNPFSLLAQAANTYDHIPDATLIVQPDGNICQANHAAGLMKAMPAETLVGKASHALFHHKGIPQAHCPVCSQLPHTQNPFATAIETSEGFWVECSLSPIHSEFFPDAWVQVIRDITPRKQLELKQSHLTQALGERIKELQCLYRISEYSGRQALNIEEFFAETARQLPLAFQFPELMVANIESIWGRFSSNQDKVFVSEPLIKAFQIDSKSSVRIEVGYHHLPSPSPDALFLPEEAALLDSVATIIANTVERVLYIQQISMSRASEKNFQAFIEKAGIGVYVRNKEKFLYVNPRFCEIVGQSKESLLNTGLPDLVKDQPARALILKHWALLDQGQTNLTYTLPYLRQDGVTVTLRVDVTTISWLGNFQYLSLVQDISEIQLARKKIEDYVAQLERAIKGTFRAVSNMVEFRDPYTAGHEYRVGLIAKAIGQELGWPPARCSSLELMGLVHDIGKIAIPAEILVKPSKLTLIEMELIKSHSKSGYDILKDVHLDAPVAEVILQHHERLDGSGYPRGLKGDDILPETRVISVADVLEAMSSHRPYRPALGIEAAAAEIQRGRGLQYDADVVDAALKLIHDNRLPLHETQPTSPD; encoded by the coding sequence ATGGATGATTTAGGCAAGGTAGCCTACTTTGGTAATACCGCAGGGTGGGCTCTTGCATTAAAAGCCTTTTTACCTCCTGCCTTTTTATCACTGGCATGCATTATTGTTGGGCATTATGCAGGCTTCCTTGCATTCCATACCTTAGCCGAACTCATTGCGATTATCATCAGTCTTATTGCAATGACGGTAGCAGTCACCTCGACGCGCTTTACCAAAAATCAATTTGTGGTGGTTATTTCACTGACAGGCGGTTGGTGCGCCTGTCTTGATATAGCGCACCTTTTAGTTTATCAGGGCATGTCGCTTATACCCTCTACAGGGGGAAATGAGAGCACACAACTTTGGATTTCGGCTCGTTTTATACAGGCCTTGTCATTTGTAGCTGCTACTTATTTTTTTCGTCACCTCATTCGTGTCTGGATCTTTAATTTAACCCTTTTTATTTTGATATCCTTGGTTTTTAGTGCTGTTTTTTCAGGGTATTTTCCTCAGACTTTCATTGATGGCTATGGGGTAACACCGTTTAAAACTTACAGTGAATGGGTCATTATTCTGGTGTTGTGTGTCGGCTGGCGGTTACTTTGGAAAAACAGGAATTTGTTGACAAAAACCACTCTGTTTTATCTGTCCATGAGTATCGTGACGATGATCATCACCGAGATCGCGCTTTCTCAATACACAAGTTTGTTTGGTATCGAAAACAGCATCGGTCATACCTCAAGGATTTTTACCTATTGGTTTATCTATGTCGCTTTAGTCATTCAAACACTAACCAACCCGTTCAGCTTGCTGGCCCAGGCGGCCAATACCTATGATCATATTCCCGATGCCACCTTGATTGTTCAGCCGGATGGCAATATTTGTCAGGCGAATCACGCGGCCGGTTTAATGAAAGCAATGCCCGCTGAAACATTAGTCGGCAAGGCATCCCATGCCCTGTTTCATCACAAAGGAATACCACAAGCCCACTGCCCGGTCTGCTCACAATTACCCCATACTCAAAACCCCTTTGCTACGGCAATTGAGACGAGTGAGGGCTTTTGGGTGGAATGCAGTTTATCGCCCATTCATTCCGAGTTTTTTCCGGATGCCTGGGTACAGGTGATACGAGACATTACGCCGCGTAAACAGCTGGAACTGAAACAAAGTCACCTAACGCAGGCGCTTGGGGAGCGTATTAAAGAACTCCAATGCCTCTACCGCATCTCAGAGTACAGCGGGCGTCAGGCGCTTAATATTGAGGAATTTTTTGCCGAAACCGCACGGCAGTTGCCTTTAGCCTTTCAGTTTCCGGAACTGATGGTTGCCAACATCGAGTCAATCTGGGGTAGATTCAGCTCCAATCAGGACAAGGTGTTCGTCTCAGAACCCCTCATTAAAGCATTTCAAATCGACTCAAAATCCAGCGTGCGTATCGAAGTGGGTTATCACCACCTCCCCTCTCCTTCACCCGACGCCCTGTTTTTACCCGAAGAAGCGGCATTGCTTGATTCTGTCGCAACCATAATCGCAAACACCGTGGAACGGGTACTCTATATCCAACAAATCTCCATGTCACGCGCCAGTGAAAAGAACTTTCAAGCCTTTATTGAAAAAGCAGGCATTGGTGTGTATGTGCGGAATAAAGAAAAGTTTCTTTATGTCAACCCCCGATTTTGTGAAATAGTAGGCCAAAGTAAAGAGTCGCTGTTAAACACCGGCCTCCCGGATTTGGTTAAAGATCAACCCGCAAGAGCGTTAATTCTCAAACATTGGGCATTACTTGATCAGGGACAGACCAATCTCACCTATACCTTGCCTTACCTGAGACAAGATGGCGTTACCGTCACACTCCGGGTTGATGTGACTACTATCTCCTGGCTGGGTAATTTTCAATATCTATCACTGGTTCAGGATATTTCAGAAATCCAACTCGCGCGTAAGAAAATAGAGGACTATGTCGCTCAGTTAGAGAGGGCCATCAAAGGGACATTCAGGGCGGTATCCAATATGGTTGAATTCCGCGACCCCTACACCGCCGGTCACGAGTATCGCGTGGGATTAATTGCCAAAGCCATTGGCCAGGAATTGGGTTGGCCGCCAGCGCGTTGCTCTTCCCTGGAATTAATGGGATTAGTCCATGATATCGGCAAGATTGCCATACCGGCTGAAATTCTGGTGAAGCCCAGCAAATTAACCCTCATTGAGATGGAGTTAATAAAAAGCCATTCTAAATCAGGATATGACATCCTGAAGGATGTTCACCTCGATGCCCCCGTGGCTGAGGTTATTTTACAACATCACGAGCGATTGGATGGCAGCGGTTATCCCCGCGGTCTAAAGGGGGATGACATCCTGCCGGAAACGCGAGTGATTTCCGTTGCCGATGTCCTTGAAGCCATGTCCTCTCACCGGCCCTACAGACCGGCTTTAGGTATTGAAGCCGCGGCAGCGGAAATTCAACGCGGCAGGGGGCTGCAATACGATGCCGATGTGGTGGATGCTGCTTTAAAATTAATCCATGACAACAGGCTGCCCCTGCATGAAACGCAGCCAACATCTCCCGACTGA
- a CDS encoding thymidine phosphorylase family protein, protein MTNKHKLSLKYLGINTHKEPIVYMRADCLICKSEGFNAQARVMVTLNKCSIIATLNIIETDLLKPNEASLSNYAWKLLSAKQGDEITVAHPKTLESINFIRSKIYGNELSKLQIGSIIKDVVSGHLSDIHIAMFIAASGGNRLTRQEILHLTQAMVDTGQRIHWSAPLIVDKHCVGGLSGNRTTPIVVAIVAAYGLLIPKTSSRAITSPAGTADTMEVFTNVTHDIQAMKKIIEKEQGCITWGGAIGLSPADDLLIRLARTINLDSMGQMVASIVSKKIAAGSTHIVIDVPIGTTAKIRTLEQAEQLKTLLHFIAEQFDIKIKVLFTDGSQPVGRGIGPALEARDILSVLQNDKQAPADLREHALVLAGQLIDFCPKRKASNGFSIAQSILESGEALKKFKAICEAQGGMKEIPTAPFVYTVESKYSGLIRNIDNRHIATIAKLAGAPNAKSAGIELLARLNSNVEKSQALFKIHAETKGQLHYALNFFNEGHDIFQIEENI, encoded by the coding sequence TTGACCAACAAGCATAAGCTTTCACTGAAATATTTAGGGATCAACACACATAAAGAACCCATTGTTTATATGCGTGCCGACTGCCTTATCTGTAAATCAGAAGGATTTAATGCTCAAGCCAGAGTCATGGTAACGCTCAATAAGTGTTCCATTATCGCTACCCTTAATATCATTGAAACCGATCTTCTGAAGCCTAATGAAGCAAGCCTGTCGAACTATGCCTGGAAACTGCTGTCAGCTAAACAGGGCGATGAAATCACGGTCGCCCACCCGAAAACACTCGAGTCAATCAATTTTATTCGATCTAAAATTTATGGGAATGAATTAAGCAAGTTGCAAATCGGTTCGATTATCAAGGATGTTGTTTCAGGACACTTGTCCGATATTCACATTGCGATGTTTATTGCTGCAAGCGGCGGAAACCGATTAACCCGGCAAGAAATTCTTCATTTAACCCAGGCAATGGTTGATACCGGTCAGCGAATACACTGGTCAGCTCCGTTGATTGTGGATAAACATTGTGTTGGCGGGTTATCGGGAAATAGAACCACCCCTATAGTAGTCGCTATTGTTGCAGCCTATGGCCTCTTAATTCCTAAAACCTCCTCTCGCGCCATCACATCCCCGGCAGGCACTGCCGATACCATGGAAGTCTTTACCAACGTCACTCACGATATCCAGGCAATGAAAAAAATCATTGAAAAGGAACAAGGCTGCATTACCTGGGGTGGCGCCATAGGCTTAAGTCCAGCCGATGATTTACTCATCCGGCTTGCACGCACGATAAACCTGGATAGCATGGGTCAAATGGTTGCGTCGATTGTCTCAAAAAAAATTGCTGCGGGTTCAACTCATATTGTGATTGATGTCCCTATTGGCACCACGGCTAAAATCAGAACCTTGGAGCAGGCAGAACAGCTTAAGACCTTATTGCATTTTATTGCGGAGCAATTTGATATAAAAATAAAAGTCCTATTTACGGATGGCTCACAACCTGTCGGACGCGGCATAGGCCCCGCGCTTGAAGCACGTGACATCTTATCGGTGCTTCAAAATGACAAACAGGCGCCAGCTGATCTTCGCGAACATGCCCTTGTTTTAGCAGGGCAATTGATTGATTTTTGTCCTAAAAGGAAGGCCTCCAATGGATTTTCCATCGCTCAAAGCATTCTTGAGAGTGGCGAGGCACTGAAAAAATTTAAAGCCATCTGCGAAGCACAGGGTGGTATGAAAGAAATTCCAACCGCACCCTTTGTTTACACCGTGGAATCAAAGTACTCTGGTTTAATTCGAAACATCGATAACCGACATATTGCAACCATCGCTAAATTAGCGGGAGCCCCTAATGCAAAGTCAGCAGGGATTGAGCTTCTGGCGAGATTGAATTCCAATGTGGAGAAATCTCAGGCACTTTTTAAAATACATGCGGAAACGAAAGGACAGCTTCATTATGCATTGAATTTTTTTAATGAAGGGCATGACATTTTTCAAATTGAGGAAAACATATAA
- a CDS encoding MBL fold metallo-hydrolase RNA specificity domain-containing protein has protein sequence MKIQFLGAVQTVTGSKYLIQTNQINLLVDCGLFQGYKELRLRNWATLPINPQKIDYVLLTHAHIDHSGYIPLLIKNGFRGKILCTAATKDLCSILLPDSGHLQEEDARYANRKGYSKHHPALPLYTQQEAEDALNYFQVISFEERISIADNLQATFYYGGHILGASFIRLEQGHTSILFSGDLGRQVDPLMFAPKEPLSSDFLVIESTYGNRIHDKTDPLIQLKEIINRTVKRGGSIIIPSFAVGRTQSLLYYLYELKSKNEIPDIPVFVDSPMATHATKIFSRYAEQNRLTREQNNAVCAMAHYINSVDESIALDHQQFPSVVISASGMATGGRILHHIRHFAPDPKNTILFSGFQVGGTRGDRMIRGEREIKMFGQMIPVRAEVVQMDNISAHADSIEMLNWLARLKKAPRKLFITHGEKEASQALKSQIEQRFNWVCEIPSYLDSASLCEET, from the coding sequence ATGAAAATTCAATTTTTAGGTGCAGTACAAACAGTCACAGGATCGAAATACCTTATTCAAACCAATCAAATCAATCTATTGGTTGATTGCGGCCTTTTCCAGGGGTATAAGGAGTTGAGGTTACGAAATTGGGCCACTCTTCCGATTAACCCTCAAAAAATTGATTATGTGTTATTGACCCATGCTCATATTGACCATAGCGGCTATATTCCTTTGTTAATAAAAAATGGCTTTCGCGGAAAAATATTGTGCACAGCGGCAACAAAGGACTTATGCAGTATTTTATTGCCAGACAGCGGTCATCTTCAGGAAGAAGATGCACGTTATGCCAATCGGAAGGGCTACTCCAAACATCATCCTGCGTTGCCGCTGTACACCCAGCAGGAAGCGGAGGATGCCTTAAATTATTTTCAGGTTATTTCTTTCGAAGAGCGCATTTCAATCGCTGACAACCTACAGGCTACCTTTTATTATGGTGGTCACATTCTAGGCGCATCGTTCATTCGTTTAGAGCAGGGTCATACCTCCATATTATTTTCAGGCGATCTGGGCCGGCAGGTCGATCCGCTGATGTTTGCACCTAAAGAGCCGCTGTCGTCGGATTTCCTTGTGATTGAATCCACTTATGGCAATCGCATCCATGACAAGACGGACCCCTTGATTCAGTTGAAAGAAATTATTAATCGTACTGTAAAACGGGGCGGCTCTATTATTATCCCCTCGTTTGCCGTTGGAAGAACGCAGTCATTACTTTATTATCTTTATGAATTAAAATCTAAAAATGAAATTCCTGATATTCCAGTCTTTGTTGATAGTCCAATGGCAACCCATGCCACTAAAATTTTTTCTCGTTATGCTGAACAAAATCGATTAACCAGAGAGCAAAACAACGCGGTCTGCGCCATGGCTCATTACATTAACTCAGTCGATGAGTCCATTGCTTTAGATCACCAACAATTCCCGTCTGTTGTCATTTCAGCGAGTGGGATGGCGACAGGCGGTCGCATTCTTCATCACATACGCCATTTTGCACCTGACCCTAAAAACACCATTTTATTCAGCGGTTTTCAGGTCGGTGGAACGCGTGGCGACAGGATGATTCGCGGTGAGAGAGAAATAAAGATGTTTGGGCAAATGATTCCAGTACGAGCTGAAGTAGTACAGATGGACAATATCTCTGCTCATGCCGATTCCATCGAAATGCTCAATTGGTTAGCCCGACTAAAAAAAGCGCCTCGTAAACTATTCATCACCCATGGTGAAAAAGAAGCGTCTCAAGCACTAAAATCTCAAATAGAGCAACGATTTAACTGGGTATGTGAGATTCCTTCTTATCTGGACTCTGCAAGCTTATGCGAGGAGACGTAA
- a CDS encoding zinc-dependent alcohol dehydrogenase family protein: MHAMVMENNNQKLIDTQIEKPTPDADQILIKITACGVCRTDLHVVDGELKYPKRPLVPGHQIVGVIEAMGEEVRSFAVGQRIGVPWLGGSCGVCEFCLTGQENLCDEAKFTGYQIDGGFAEYCVANHRFCFPIPDGYSDVQAAPLFCAGLIGYRALLKTREPKHLGLYGFGSAAHILTQVACKQGRKVYAFTSPGDTQAQEFACQLGAAWAGDANQSPPHPLDAAIIFAPVGALVPVALQHTRKGGTVVCAGIHMSDIPGFPYELLWGERTLCSVANLTRKDGEEFLSLAPTIPVKTEIHTYPLTRVNEALDDLRQGRFTGSAVILIDKAAVIE, from the coding sequence ATGCATGCCATGGTGATGGAAAACAATAATCAGAAATTGATCGATACCCAAATCGAAAAACCGACTCCGGATGCGGACCAAATTCTAATTAAAATCACCGCCTGTGGTGTATGCAGAACCGATCTTCATGTGGTGGATGGCGAATTGAAGTATCCCAAACGCCCCTTAGTCCCAGGTCATCAAATCGTTGGCGTTATCGAAGCCATGGGCGAGGAGGTTCGCTCGTTTGCTGTGGGTCAGCGCATTGGGGTTCCCTGGTTAGGCGGTAGCTGTGGTGTTTGTGAGTTTTGTTTGACCGGTCAGGAGAATCTCTGCGATGAGGCCAAATTTACAGGATATCAGATTGATGGTGGCTTTGCAGAGTATTGTGTTGCAAACCATCGATTTTGTTTTCCCATACCGGATGGCTATTCGGATGTGCAGGCTGCCCCCTTGTTTTGTGCGGGACTTATTGGTTATCGCGCCTTATTAAAGACCAGGGAGCCCAAACACTTAGGGTTATATGGGTTTGGATCAGCGGCACACATCCTGACCCAGGTGGCCTGTAAACAAGGACGTAAAGTGTATGCTTTCACAAGCCCCGGTGATACCCAGGCCCAGGAATTTGCCTGTCAATTAGGCGCTGCCTGGGCAGGGGATGCGAATCAATCGCCGCCACACCCTCTGGATGCGGCGATTATTTTTGCACCGGTTGGCGCCCTGGTTCCAGTAGCATTGCAACATACGAGGAAAGGTGGCACTGTGGTCTGCGCTGGAATTCACATGAGTGATATTCCCGGTTTTCCGTATGAACTGCTTTGGGGAGAACGTACGCTTTGTTCAGTGGCTAATCTAACTCGAAAAGACGGCGAGGAATTTTTATCATTAGCTCCTACCATACCGGTTAAAACGGAAATTCATACCTATCCTCTTACCCGGGTTAATGAGGCCCTGGATGATCTGCGACAGGGGCGATTCACTGGATCGGCAGTGATCCTCATTGATAAGGCAGCGGTGATTGAATGA
- a CDS encoding APC family permease, which translates to MKTDSQKQGLRRELGLFGATMMGLGSIIGTGIFVSVGVAAGRAGPSVILAIVLAALVAVCNAFSSAQLAASHPVSGGTYEYGYRYLHPCLGFTAGWMFLCAKTASAATAALGFAGYLMHLLHVDSIPLIPIAAITSILLTILVLGGLKQTHWTNSLIVSVTFIVLLLFVIVGLSTLSDIGLNNLQPFFPSEKGLSEFFYATALMFVAYTGYGRVATLGEEVKNPKTIIPRAIIATLVVSALLYTAVSLVAVGTVGADHLAQWTHGSATPLERVARTMEIPGLGTLIALGACTSMLGVLLNLILGLSRVALAMGRQGDLPVVFARLSAAGVPRASVIGVGMLVTGLVFVGSVETTWAFSALTVLIYYSITNLAALRLPKEERLYHPVFAVGGLLACLFLAFWIPLSLWMMGLGLLIGGLVWHFINRLVRQSG; encoded by the coding sequence ATGAAAACAGACTCGCAAAAACAGGGACTCCGGCGTGAATTAGGCCTCTTCGGTGCAACCATGATGGGTTTAGGCTCCATTATAGGCACTGGTATTTTTGTCAGTGTGGGGGTTGCGGCAGGGAGAGCGGGGCCGTCTGTCATCCTGGCTATCGTCCTGGCTGCACTTGTTGCGGTCTGTAATGCGTTTTCCAGCGCGCAGTTGGCAGCGAGTCATCCGGTGAGTGGGGGGACGTATGAATACGGCTACCGCTATCTGCATCCCTGCCTTGGTTTTACAGCAGGATGGATGTTTTTATGCGCAAAGACTGCTTCAGCGGCCACTGCGGCACTGGGCTTTGCGGGTTATTTAATGCACTTGCTTCATGTGGATTCTATTCCGCTTATTCCTATCGCCGCAATAACATCTATTTTACTCACTATTCTGGTCTTAGGCGGCCTTAAACAAACCCATTGGACAAACAGCCTGATTGTTTCAGTTACATTCATCGTGCTTCTACTCTTCGTCATCGTTGGATTATCAACCCTGTCTGACATTGGCCTTAATAATCTGCAGCCCTTTTTTCCTTCAGAAAAGGGATTGAGTGAATTCTTTTATGCCACGGCATTGATGTTCGTAGCGTATACGGGTTACGGCCGTGTGGCGACACTGGGCGAGGAGGTTAAGAATCCGAAAACGATCATCCCACGCGCCATTATCGCCACGCTCGTGGTCAGTGCCCTACTTTACACTGCGGTCAGTTTGGTCGCTGTGGGAACGGTGGGAGCAGACCATCTTGCCCAATGGACTCATGGCAGTGCAACACCGCTCGAACGGGTTGCGCGTACAATGGAAATACCCGGACTTGGAACGCTCATTGCCCTTGGCGCATGCACCTCCATGTTGGGTGTTTTACTCAATCTCATTCTTGGCCTCTCGCGTGTCGCTTTGGCCATGGGGAGACAAGGGGATTTGCCGGTTGTTTTTGCCCGCCTATCTGCTGCAGGTGTTCCAAGGGCCTCGGTGATAGGGGTGGGCATGCTGGTAACTGGCCTTGTTTTCGTGGGTAGCGTTGAAACAACATGGGCATTCAGCGCCTTGACCGTATTAATTTATTATTCCATTACTAATCTTGCCGCTTTACGCTTACCGAAAGAAGAGCGACTGTATCATCCTGTCTTTGCCGTAGGCGGATTACTGGCCTGTTTATTTTTGGCATTCTGGATTCCTCTAAGCCTTTGGATGATGGGCCTGGGTCTCCTCATCGGCGGACTGGTGTGGCATTTTATCAATCGTTTGGTCAGGCAATCGGGATGA
- a CDS encoding glycosyltransferase family 4 protein, whose product MKILFINTGPWGTGSFTLSQCLSRELISLGHNVKIFFPDSNIDSSDKEDYYSHPELYSIWNFPIKAGSSTLHTFPLMIGDPHPRNPDAITFKALSSRQLAAYQHELHRQLSSLINSFKPDIIECHHIWYPSWVIHKLGLNYIVTAHHSDQLGFRYDPKVQKKAIEAANGAKKIIAISESVKQEVLELYNVPEDKVVVLANGYDATVFKPKKVNREEVLQKLGIRIPGHAPIVSFAGKLSLTKGVDLLLQANKLLDASLGIHMIVMGAGEIDTILKTLSPASYSLKNVHFVGHQPPERVADIHHIAYLGVMPSRSEGFGISCLEAMGCGLPMIVTRSGGPEYFAVGKIITSESAQQLADGMMELLKIPDREYQNLRTKALKAAQGYSSLSIAQRHLALYDELLL is encoded by the coding sequence ATGAAGATATTATTTATTAATACAGGCCCATGGGGAACAGGCAGTTTTACTTTAAGTCAATGCCTGTCGAGAGAGCTTATCAGTTTAGGGCATAACGTAAAAATTTTTTTCCCTGATTCAAACATTGATTCGTCAGATAAAGAGGACTATTACAGTCATCCAGAACTGTATTCCATTTGGAACTTCCCAATTAAAGCAGGTTCATCGACCCTGCACACGTTTCCTCTGATGATAGGGGATCCTCATCCAAGAAATCCGGATGCAATAACGTTTAAAGCATTATCCAGCAGGCAGCTTGCTGCCTATCAGCATGAATTGCATCGTCAGCTGTCCTCGCTGATAAATTCATTTAAACCCGATATTATTGAGTGCCATCACATTTGGTATCCAAGTTGGGTAATTCACAAACTGGGGCTGAATTACATTGTCACCGCGCATCACAGCGATCAATTAGGTTTCCGCTATGATCCAAAAGTTCAAAAAAAAGCAATTGAAGCAGCGAATGGCGCTAAAAAAATAATCGCTATTTCAGAGTCTGTTAAACAAGAGGTCCTGGAGCTCTATAACGTCCCTGAAGACAAGGTGGTGGTTCTTGCAAATGGGTATGATGCAACGGTTTTTAAACCCAAAAAAGTCAATCGAGAAGAGGTTCTTCAAAAATTAGGCATTCGCATTCCTGGCCATGCCCCGATTGTCAGCTTTGCGGGTAAACTATCCCTGACCAAAGGCGTTGATCTTTTATTGCAGGCCAATAAATTACTCGATGCCAGTTTGGGTATTCACATGATTGTGATGGGGGCAGGTGAGATAGACACCATTCTTAAAACCCTGAGTCCAGCATCGTATAGTTTAAAAAACGTGCATTTTGTTGGCCATCAGCCTCCTGAACGGGTGGCTGATATTCATCATATTGCTTATCTGGGTGTGATGCCTTCTCGCAGTGAGGGTTTTGGCATTTCCTGTCTGGAGGCCATGGGCTGTGGTTTACCTATGATTGTCACTCGCAGCGGAGGCCCTGAGTATTTTGCAGTAGGGAAAATTATAACCAGTGAATCGGCCCAACAATTAGCAGATGGAATGATGGAACTATTAAAAATCCCCGACAGGGAGTATCAAAACCTGCGCACAAAAGCGCTGAAGGCCGCTCAGGGTTATTCATCTTTGTCTATCGCACAACGGCACCTGGCGTTATATGATGAATTATTGCTTTGA
- a CDS encoding bifunctional GrpB family protein/GNAT family N-acetyltransferase: MPVQSDYQVVKVVPYDANWPQQFLLEAEQIKKALGENCLEVHHIGSTSVPGLAAKPVIDMIPVVADIREVDGANARMQALGYEANGEYGIPFRRYFHKGGSQRTHHIHAFESGHVDIEHHLKFRDWLRSHAEDRDAYARLKQDLARQYPDDIMAYCLGKERFIAAIDEKAGFNGLRMVKALTPREWQAVRHFRQFYFFGKAGLVDPYTWTFDHPGHVHFVLLEGSDIIGYAHLQLWPEARAALRIIVIDEAKRNRQCGSQLLALCEKWLKHQGYQSLHLESSPQAHRFYLKHGYTDRPFDDPEGYEGDPRDIALAKSLV, encoded by the coding sequence ATGCCAGTACAATCCGATTATCAAGTCGTTAAAGTCGTTCCTTATGATGCGAATTGGCCTCAGCAATTTTTACTTGAAGCTGAGCAGATTAAAAAGGCTTTGGGTGAAAATTGCCTTGAGGTGCATCATATCGGCTCCACCTCGGTGCCTGGTTTAGCCGCCAAACCCGTGATTGATATGATTCCCGTCGTGGCGGATATTCGCGAGGTCGATGGTGCGAATGCGAGGATGCAGGCGCTGGGTTATGAGGCCAATGGCGAATACGGCATTCCTTTTCGCCGTTATTTCCACAAAGGGGGCAGTCAACGCACGCACCATATCCATGCCTTTGAATCAGGGCATGTGGACATTGAACACCATTTAAAATTCAGGGATTGGCTGAGGTCCCATGCTGAAGACAGAGACGCTTATGCCCGATTAAAACAAGACCTGGCGCGCCAGTACCCCGATGACATCATGGCGTATTGTCTGGGTAAAGAGCGCTTTATTGCCGCCATTGATGAAAAAGCCGGTTTTAATGGGTTAAGAATGGTCAAAGCCCTGACGCCGCGAGAATGGCAGGCTGTGCGTCATTTCAGGCAATTTTATTTTTTCGGCAAAGCCGGTCTTGTTGATCCCTATACCTGGACTTTTGACCATCCAGGGCATGTGCATTTTGTGCTGCTTGAAGGAAGTGACATCATTGGCTATGCCCATTTGCAGTTATGGCCAGAAGCGCGTGCGGCCCTGCGGATTATTGTTATCGATGAGGCAAAACGAAATCGCCAGTGTGGAAGTCAATTATTGGCTTTATGCGAAAAATGGCTTAAACATCAGGGGTATCAGAGTCTACATCTCGAATCGTCACCGCAGGCGCACAGGTTTTATCTAAAACACGGCTATACCGATAGGCCGTTTGATGATCCTGAGGGTTATGAAGGAGATCCCAGAGACATTGCCCTGGCGAAATCGTTGGTTTGA